From the genome of Armatimonadota bacterium, one region includes:
- a CDS encoding tetratricopeptide repeat protein, which translates to MEKSFDKRLPYLIGTALVLITFAVFWQVLTSDFLNYDDDYFVTDNHHVQLGLKWQSIKWALTTLYQCFWHPLVWLSYLIDRQIFGPGPFGFHLVNLLLHLANVFLLFIVMDRFTRSIWKSAFVAALFGIHPLHVESVAWISERKDVLSTLFWILTMWAYLFYVEKPGVKRYLLVLVLFFFGLTAKSMLMTLPIVLLLFDYWPLRRTNLAWHSLQSFFDRKIRNLVLEKLPLLVLSIAFGVISIIAQRKGGAMSTLADVPLWSRIGNAFLSYAKYILKMFWPRGLAAFYPHPGHELPIWQAIVSALVLMGITVMAFRLAAKRPYFVVGWLWYVITLIPVIGIIQVGSFGMADRFTYVPLIGLFIVVAWGLPDLIALGRGNEKGGERVGVDSYLSSFSSVLPLVSCISITALSICTWFQVGYWKNSKTLFTHTLAVTRNNFAGHLNLGIALEVSGNVNDAIRHYYRALEINPLSDKVYNNLGVALEKQGRLKEAIECLQKAVELKPNSPDAHGNLAMMLADAKRFDEAVYHCEELLRLAPDDPVAHWLRGRLHAAMGNLAAAEAEFRQSLRLQPNFADGHFHLGLVLKSMGRDAEAEAEYRETIRLNPNHSAAHNNLGNMLFSRHDYEGAIDEYRRAVEANPQNQQAQNNLAAALLYSGNYLEAWRQVQQCKKRGIPVHPAIIRGLSAKMREPK; encoded by the coding sequence ATGGAAAAATCTTTTGACAAACGCTTACCCTATTTAATTGGAACTGCGCTAGTTCTAATTACCTTTGCAGTTTTTTGGCAAGTACTTACTAGCGACTTCCTCAATTATGATGACGATTACTTTGTGACCGACAACCACCACGTCCAATTGGGGTTAAAGTGGCAAAGCATCAAGTGGGCTCTTACAACTTTATATCAATGCTTTTGGCATCCTCTAGTGTGGCTTTCTTACCTGATAGATAGACAAATCTTTGGGCCCGGGCCTTTTGGTTTCCATTTAGTGAACTTGTTGTTGCATCTCGCCAATGTTTTCCTGCTTTTTATAGTAATGGATAGATTTACGCGCTCGATTTGGAAAAGTGCCTTTGTGGCGGCGTTATTTGGAATACATCCGCTACATGTCGAATCTGTTGCCTGGATTTCGGAAAGAAAAGATGTGCTCAGCACGCTTTTCTGGATTCTTACTATGTGGGCTTACCTTTTCTATGTCGAGAAACCAGGCGTGAAGCGATATCTATTGGTGCTGGTGCTTTTCTTTTTCGGATTAACAGCAAAATCAATGCTAATGACGCTTCCAATTGTCTTGCTCCTTTTCGATTATTGGCCCCTACGCCGCACAAACCTTGCCTGGCATTCTTTGCAAAGCTTTTTCGATAGGAAAATTAGGAATCTCGTACTTGAGAAACTACCCCTTTTAGTGCTCTCGATTGCATTTGGAGTCATAAGCATTATTGCCCAAAGAAAAGGTGGAGCCATGAGCACCTTGGCCGATGTGCCACTTTGGAGCCGCATTGGAAATGCTTTCTTATCTTATGCGAAGTATATTCTGAAGATGTTTTGGCCTAGGGGATTAGCAGCCTTTTATCCACACCCAGGTCATGAGCTTCCAATTTGGCAAGCTATTGTATCGGCGCTAGTGCTAATGGGTATCACGGTGATGGCTTTTCGCCTTGCTGCAAAGCGCCCGTATTTTGTAGTTGGATGGCTTTGGTATGTAATTACTTTAATACCTGTAATAGGGATTATTCAAGTTGGTTCATTTGGAATGGCGGATCGTTTTACCTATGTTCCGCTGATTGGCTTGTTTATAGTAGTTGCGTGGGGATTGCCAGACCTAATTGCGCTTGGGCGAGGAAATGAAAAAGGGGGTGAACGGGTAGGCGTTGACTCTTATTTATCATCTTTTTCCTCTGTTCTTCCGCTGGTTTCGTGTATTTCTATCACTGCTTTAAGTATATGCACTTGGTTTCAAGTGGGATATTGGAAAAATTCTAAGACTCTCTTTACGCATACTCTTGCTGTAACGAGAAATAACTTCGCCGGTCATCTCAATCTGGGTATCGCACTCGAAGTTAGTGGCAACGTCAACGATGCCATCAGGCATTACTACAGGGCTTTGGAGATAAACCCACTGAGCGATAAGGTGTACAACAATCTCGGAGTCGCACTGGAGAAACAAGGGCGTCTCAAGGAAGCGATAGAGTGCCTGCAAAAAGCGGTAGAACTCAAGCCAAACAGCCCAGATGCCCATGGGAACTTGGCGATGATGCTCGCAGACGCCAAAAGGTTTGACGAGGCTGTCTATCATTGCGAAGAACTGCTTCGACTAGCTCCGGATGACCCGGTTGCACATTGGCTAAGAGGTAGATTGCACGCAGCAATGGGCAATCTTGCCGCCGCAGAAGCGGAGTTTCGACAATCTCTGAGACTTCAGCCTAATTTTGCTGACGGACATTTCCACCTGGGATTGGTTCTCAAGTCAATGGGACGCGATGCCGAAGCAGAAGCGGAATATCGTGAGACAATTCGCTTAAACCCTAATCATTCGGCAGCTCACAATAATTTGGGGAATATGCTTTTCAGCCGCCATGACTACGAAGGAGCAATAGACGAATACCGTCGGGCAGTCGAGGCTAACCCACAGAACCAACAGGCGCAGAATAATCTTGCAGCGGCGCTCTTATACTCAGGCAATTATCTTGAAGCTTGGCGCCAAGTACAGCAATGCAAGAAACGCGGAATCCCTGTTCATCCTGCAATTATCCGTGGCCTCTCTGCAAAAATGCGCGAACCGAAATAG